The window GACCCGAGCAAGTTCGAAACACGTCTAAGTCACTTTTGTTTTCatacacgcacacacacctctttttttttttttttcccttattctcttttctccaacTCCATCCCcagcccatctccatcatttGTCCAATTCCCGCCTCGTCCGTCTTATTCGCTACGTCGCTTGCCCCCCTGTCTTTTTGGGCCTCAATACTGGACCCGCGGCCGGCCTGTTGTCGCTTTCGTCATCACGCAGATGCGCAGCtagacgcagacgcagacgcagacgcacaagcacaagcagaCGCGAGAACAGCAGTCATTCAGTCAGTCAGTCGGCTCCTGGTACAGCTGCTGCATCGCAAGCACCGCAGACGAATAGGAGGTCGAGCAGCCGGCAAGGCTCAGCACGTAGCGCCAGCTCGCTAGAGCCACAGACGACAGCCGACACCACGCAGCCAGTGCTGCGGCGTGTCTGCAGCCGAGTGCGACGCCGCATCAACGCCTACATGACAACGTGCATCGAGCGCACGGAACCGCTACTCTACTCGTGCGGGTTGTCGCGCTTGCTTGCTACCTACTAGCACTACCGACGgtagcagctgcagccagcatcatcagtgagcagaagcagaggcaaaAGCATCACCAGACTACAGTGGCGGCTGCAAAAGTGGAATTGGTACTGCTAGCGACGTTGCTATTCGCAGCATCCGAGCGCTGCGGGATTGctgctactaggtagtgGCAGCTTTGGCAGTCGAATAGCGGTAGCCATACTCCCAAGGCAGAGCTATACTGTTTCCAGAGTGAGTATACACACCGCAGCACTCCCACGCTCTGACAGTATTACACGGAGACCGTGACGCTTCTAACCGCGGAGCTTCTGGCCGCCCCCATCCGCCGTTGAAGCCGCAAGCGCGCTCTGAAACCCCTGCAAGGCGTCATCTGGGCAGCATCAAAGACCTGCACACTGTATGTACAGACTACTAGCCGAGACCTGGCGCTCTGACAGACAGGCAGGCGGGCTTAGCTTGACACTTACACGGGCGTCACTCGTACTCCATACATGGTTCATACATTGCTTTTCAAACCCTTTGCCTTCTCCCGTTCTCGCCTCTCTGTACAGAGCTACTTTGGCTCTGGGGTGAGCTAGACTTTACTTGCAGGGCCTCATGGTAGTGATCTAAATAGGAGGTCGCCATCATGACAGTTCTGCTTCTAGTAGACACCTTCCCGGCCCCCTAGCGTTCCTCGCATCAACTGAGACATCTACGCTCGGCTAACTTCTTATTctcaaggaaaagaaaagagaaaacgaagagaaaagcagcaAGGGGCAGCAAGGGGCATCAAGATTGTAGTGAAACAGTGAACCGCGtgatgctctctctctctccctttcatTTTTGTCCAAATCACCGCCAGCACAAAAGCTGTTCAAGCCCAGTCAGATGCAGACGTGATTGGCGATCGCTTGCTTGCCGTTTCCCGCAGAGCCAGTAGCGACAAGACAACAGACCAATACAAGAGCGTTTACGCGAGAGCCTACCGGAAGTTTCAGGCTTGGTGGTTAAAGTGATAGACACGCCAGCAAAGAAAGTTAATTTTCGTCACTCGCGTGTGTTGGTGCATGGCCGGTTTGCCACTGCCAGCTTGTCTTCCTGATCTTCGCTTGTGCatcctacatacatacagacTGCATACAGACTACTTCACATTTGCCCTGGATCTCTCGCCACTTTCACGCCCACGTCAAACGCTCCGTACTCGGACACTTCCCggcgagaaaagaagcacCGGAGAGGCGTGTGtaccgcagcagcattgaCCCCGGCTCGATTCCATCATCAAACGCTCAAAAAGGTTCACGGCCATGGCCAGCTCAACGCCCCAGGAGGCCCAATCCGCggcccaggcccaggcccagctccagctcccatTGAGGCTGTCGACCCCtggtggctgctgcatggATGGTGCCAGCTCTCATGCTGCTGTGGCCCTGACAACTCAGAATAGCTGTCATTCCGCCACATCTGCCAGTGGATCTGAAGACGTGTTCTCAGCACTATCCGGGCTTCGCGACGGCCAGGAGCCCtcatccgccgccgccgccgccgccgccgccgcggcgTTGAGTAGTGTCTGGTCACCGCCATGTCTGGAGACTTTGCCAAGCGAAGTGCTGGCTCATATTGCGGGTTTTCTCGATGTTGATGACTTGTTACGTGCGTCCCGTGTAAGTATAGTGCCGAAAGCTGTGCCGTGCTGACTGATGGTGAAGAAGTTGATATGAAATTTGGTCCTAATATCACTTTCCTCGCCAAGACTCTCTTGGGATGGAACTTTTGTGCCATTACTAACCAGCCATTGTAGACATGCCATCGCCTTCGTACAATCTCTCTTGACCCATTGCTCCACTACTACCGCCTCCGCGATGCTCGTTTTCTGCTTCCTCCGCTTCTCAACTCCCCATGTCGTCCATCGCTTACTGAGCTCATGTCTCGTTCCATCTTCTTGACCAACAATACCGTCATATCACGGCGGCTGGCACGATCTCTAGTCTCAATTCGCCTCTCTCGTCGTCTCGCCTCACGGCCCTCTGCCAAGGACCTTGTGCAACGCTCTGTGTTG is drawn from Trichoderma asperellum chromosome 4, complete sequence and contains these coding sequences:
- a CDS encoding uncharacterized protein (EggNog:ENOG41); the encoded protein is MASSTPQEAQSAAQAQAQLQLPLRLSTPGGCCMDGASSHAAVALTTQNSCHSATSASGSEDVFSALSGLRDGQEPSSAAAAAAAAAALSSVWSPPCLETLPSEVLAHIAGFLDVDDLLRASRTCHRLRTISLDPLLHYYRLRDARFLLPPLLNSPCRPSLTELMSRSIFLTNNTVISRRLARSLVSIRLSRRLASRPSAKDLVQRSVLPQECVPGMFPVHVAPGLVAKRKAIEKERLKDGLRQWISGKWKGEVKEREEGVRRYDEIRGTGRVWRLRRFWERMSHGELSAHQNESSRGRMESQTGWQ